From Loxodonta africana isolate mLoxAfr1 chromosome 16, mLoxAfr1.hap2, whole genome shotgun sequence:
GGCTGGGCCTGCAGGGAGGGCAAATGCCATGCTAGCTGCACCCACAGGACTGGGGGAGGCTGAAGTAAAGGGATGACCCAGTTCTGGGAATGAAAGGAAGCCCAGTCCAGCAATAGGCCCAGCAACCAAAACAGGGTCCAGACTCATGGCCAGCAACACAAGTCCAGCCCAAAAAGCTGTCCTGAGAGGGGAGCAGTGGAGAATGGTAGTGGGAAGCCAGGCAGCAGCATCAGATGAACGGTCAACGAGTAGAGGCCTCAGGCAGAGGGACACAGGGAGAGAGGCCTCAGGACCCAGGCAGAGCCTTTCCTCAGGTTTCCAATCCAGAGCCCAGGCTTCCTGGCAAGTGGTCACTGTGCTAGTCACATGCACTGGCTTGGAGGCAGGCCTTGTCCCTGAggctgaagtgtgtgtgtgtttgtgtgtgtgtgtgtctgtatgtcaAGTGAGCCAGGTGTGAGAGCTGGGCTGGGGGCCTGGCCACCGCCACACAGCATTGTGCTGCAGCAGCCCTTCGGAATGTGGCTTGGAAGGCCTTTGTGTTCCCCACACCATGTCCAGTGCCCCTGATCTCCAGCTCTTTTCCAGGCTCCATGCTCATCATCACTGGCCTGGCCTACTTCCTGCTAAGCAAGCGGAAGAAGAGCAGAGCAGCCCCCCGGGGACCAGCCTCCCTAGAGCACTACACCGACCCCTCCAGCAGCGCTGTGAGCACCACCGGCTCCGGGGACACTGAGCAAACCTACACCTTCCACGGGGCCCTCAAGGAGGGGCCAGGCTCCCTCTTCGTCCACATGAAGAGCATCTTGAAGGGCGCCACACAACCCGGTGACTGcaagcccccagacaccctgatGGAGCTGAGCCTGGAGCCCACAGACACACTGCCCAAGAAGAAGCAGGTGCACTTTGAAGAGAAAGTGGTCAGGATCATCCCATCACTCACTGAGGGCCTGGACGATGGGGACAGCGAGCCAGAGGAGACCACCTCGGACACCGCCCCCATcatccccccaccccaggccccaCTCTTCATGTCCTCACTCACGGCCACGGGCCTCTTCTGAGCCACTTGCTCCCCCTGGGGCACTGAGGCCGGGGAGTTTCCACAGAGCAATGGCCCTGCCTACAGTTTCCCAATATGTGAGGCCTTACAGACAGCTTGGAGTCTTCAGAGGTCAGCTCTGGAAGGGGTGGCCAAACAACCCTACCGTGGCTGGGGCCATCAGAGATGTGACATGTCAGCCTTCTGCAGAGGCCCAGGGAGCCACAAGTGAGAGTCCTTCCTCCTGGCCAAAAAGTATGGGAATCCTTGCACCTCCCAGAAGGAGACCATGACTCTCACTTCACACAAGGCTGCAGGGGCCGCCTCCTTAGCCCCAGAAGGGACAGATCAGTCAAACCCCTCAGATGCCACTGGGCTTCCCTTGCTCCCAATGCAGGACCCTCCACTCACCAAGACCCTATCATCCATCCTATCTCTGACACAGCGTTCCACCTCTGAAGATCCAGAGATACACTGACAGCTTAAGCACCTCAAAGGCAGCTGTTAATTGTGGCCACAGGTCCCAGCTGAGGTTGCTCAGGGTAGGGAGGGGAGGCTCAGGGTGGGGAAGGGCAGGAGCCAGCCAGGCAGTAGGCGGCAGGAAGCATTCCAGAGCCATTCGGGGAACAATGCGCATCTGTACTCAGCGAGGGACACCAGGCCTGCGAGCCACGTTCATGCTAGAAGTGGCACTGAGGCTCCCTGCATCCTCATCTCAGGGGCGTTTTCAAGATTCCAAGTAGATGACATAAACAAGATGAGGCTAAAAAGCCTACGGCTATCTTCAGCACCCAGGCCCTGCTGTACACCCGGCCCTGGAAACACAAGGAGGGTGACCTCGAGATCCCCACAGCTCGGAGAAGGGGCTCCACCACCCTTAGGGGCCTGGCAATGGGCAACAGATGTGGTTTTTTTCagaatgggagggagggaggaagaaaacagGCTGGCAGGCACGCTCTGCCTTGAGACTACAGAGAAGTGACAGTCAACCCTTCTCAGAAagcccagtgccgccgagtcaattccaactcatagcgaccctataggacagagtagaactgccccacagagtttccaaggagcgtctggcggattcgaactgccgaccctttggttagcagccgtagcacttaaccactacgccaccagggtttccagtcaacCCATAGTGAATTAAAAATTGAATCCAATATTCCTAAATAAAGGGACTTACAACatactttttatttctaaaaagcattctttggCTCATGAGATTGTTGCAAGGAAGAGTGTGTTATTCCTCACAGGCGATCTCAGTTAATGAACCGTCTTAAGAAGAAGCAGGTGCGTGGCCTTGTGGTGAGGACACACGGGGAAGCCTCAGGGCACACACTTTAAGGTCTAGACGACAGTGTTCTGTTTATTCATGTAGACTTCTCAGCATTCCCTAAAAGTCATCTTGCAAATGTGTGGAAATGA
This genomic window contains:
- the TMEM72 gene encoding transmembrane protein 72, which gives rise to MKLQVFWTGLEYTCRLLGITTAAVLIGVGTETFLRGQFTSLAFYLLFTGAAVSVCEGAYFVAQLLTTCFQCQPGSLAYRAKEKARWLGCFQKFLAYLLLSVACFLHPVLVWHVTIPGSMLIITGLAYFLLSKRKKSRAAPRGPASLEHYTDPSSSAVSTTGSGDTEQTYTFHGALKEGPGSLFVHMKSILKGATQPGDCKPPDTLMELSLEPTDTLPKKKQVHFEEKVVRIIPSLTEGLDDGDSEPEETTSDTAPIIPPPQAPLFMSSLTATGLF